From the Periophthalmus magnuspinnatus isolate fPerMag1 chromosome 1, fPerMag1.2.pri, whole genome shotgun sequence genome, one window contains:
- the LOC117369936 gene encoding perforin-1-like, whose translation MAFVPLSLSLLAGLLSLAHSCNHIATGEVCKNAPFVPGHNLMGEGYDIVTMKRKGAYLVDITTYMTPNGTCKMIENPLHGNELQKSPHLQLPLAAVDLRAFTQCHSYVYQSVESSVSKVVSTMTYQDSSDWKVGLKQKDYGDLEVGGTRSDAYNFVSTRAKEDKFTFSIHRSSCRHYRYRVSSTPPLSSEFRKDVSLLPSSYNSYTKAQYRRLISTYGTHYIRQAYLGGRFRRVTAVRTCLSSLNGFSSSKAHSCLSLGINLGLGKYDASGTGNYKSCQNLLQNKDVATSFSTGLHLHHTEVVGGTGWDGDFSLLLNNSQRYNAWLQSLKDRPDIVQYSLRLMSDLVPDLKKRPHVNAAIVDYLKENGISKKDEKPCGVNCCPKRAWSGLLTVTIVRAWRLKGDYWGKTESYAKMWYGPHHRRTRVIRSNYPRWNARYDLGRVDTHAVLKIEVWDEDWGSDDRLGSCTRYPIQGTHTFTCYARKGGVEVRYTLTCDQHLTGSRCNKYKPTPHINKDHIAIKRLNVW comes from the exons ATGGCGTTTGTcccactgtctctctccctccttgcgGGGCTGCTGTCTCTGGCTCACAGCTGTAACCACATAGCCACAGGTGAAGTGTGCAAAAATGCTCCCTTTGTCCCGGGACACAATCTGATGGGCGAGGGCTACGACATCGTCACCATGAAGAGGAAAGGGGCTTACCTGGTTGACATCACCACCTACATGACCCCAAATGGCACCTGCAAAATGATTGAAAACCCTCTCCACGGAAATGAACTGCAAAAG TCTCCTCATTTACAGCTGCCACTTGCTGCAGTAGATTTACGAGCTTTTACTCAGTGCCATTCCTATGTCTACCAGTCTGTGGAGTCTTCAGTCAG TAAAGTGGTCAGTACCATGACTTACCAAGACAGCAGTGACTGGAAG GTGGGGCTGAAGCAGAAAGACTATGGAGACCTGGAGGTGGGAGGGACACGCTCTGATGCATACAACTTTGTATCAACAAGAGCTAAAGAAGACAAGTTTACTTTTAGTATCCACCGCTCCTCTTGTAGGCACTACAG atacCGGGTGTCCAGTACTCCTCCTCTGAGCTCTGAGTTTCGAAAGGACGTGTCCCTGCTGCCCTCCTCATACAACTCCTACACCAAGGCCCAGTACAGACGCCTTATCAGCACCTATGGCACACACTACATCCGACAG GCATATTTGGGTGGACGATTCCGACGTGTGACGGCTGTGCGAACCTGTTTGTCCTCCCTCAACGGCTTTTCCTCTTCTAAG GCACATAGCTGTCTCTCTCTGGGCATAAACCTGGGCCTGGGCAAGTATGATGCATCTGGGACTGGAAACTACAAGAGCTGCCAGAACCTGCTCCAGAACAAGGATGTGGCCACCTCGTTCAGCACGGGCCTGCACCTGCACCACACAGAGGTGGTGGGGGGCACGGGCTGGGACGGAGACTTCTCCCTGCTCTTAAACAACTCGCAGAGGTACAACGCGTGGCTACAGTCGCTCAAAGACCGTCCCGACATAGTGCAGTACTCGCTCCGACTCATGTCCGACCTGGTGCCAGACttaaagaagagaccacatgtGAACGCCGCCATTGTAGACTACCTGAAG GAAAACGGCATCAGTAAAAAAGACGAGAAACCGTGTGGAGTGAACTGTTGTCCCAAAAGGGCGTGGAGTGGTCTGCTCACGGTGACTATAGTCCGGGCCTGGAGACTTAAGGGAGACTACTGGGGTAAAACTGAGAG TTATGCCAAGATGTGGTATGGACCGCACCACCGCCGGACTCGAGTCATCAGGTCCAATTACCCAAGATGGAATGCACGCTACGATCTGGGCAGG GTGGACACTCACGCTGTCCTGAAGATCGAGGTGTGGGATGAGGACTGGGGGAGTGACGATCGCCTGGGCTCCTGCACGCGCTATCCCATCCAGGGCACACACACCTTCACCTGCTACGCTAGGAAGGGAGGGGTAGAGGTGCGCTACACGCTAACCTGCGACCAGCATCTGACCGGGTCACGCTGTAATAAGTACAAACCCACTCCACACATAAACAAGGATCACATTGCAATCAAACGTTTAAATGTTTGGTAG